CGGCGGCTCGGCCTCTCAGCCCGCGCCGCCGCCGGCCCGGACCAGGCCGGTCTCGTAGGCGAGGACGACGACCTGGACCCGGTCGCGGAGGTTCAGCTTGGTGAGGATGCGGCCGACGTGCGTCTTGACCGTGGCCTCGGAGAGCACGAGCCGGGCCGCGATCTCCCCGTTCGACAGGCCCTGGGCGACCAGGAGCATGACCTCGCGCTCCCGCTCGGTGAGCTTGCCGACGTGCTTGTTCTTCGGCTCCTTCTCACCGCTGGGCAGCATCGGCGAGAAGCGGTCGAGCAGCCGACGGGTGGTCGACGGGGCGACGACCGCGTCTCCGCTGTGCACCGAACGGATCGCGGCGAGCAGCTCGGCCGGCGGCACGTCCTTGAGCATGAAGCCGCTGGCCCCCGCCTTCAGCCCGGAGAAGGCGTACTCGTCGAGGTCGAAGGTGGTCAGGATGAGCACCTTCGGCGGGTCCTGCTGCGCGCAGATGCGGCGGGTCGCCTCGACGCCGTCCAGCCGGGGCATGCGGACGTCCATCAGCACCACGTCGACGGCGGTGGACCGCAGGATCTCGATCGCCTCCGCACCGTCCCCGGCCTCCGCCACGACCTCCATGTCGGGCTGGGCGGCGAGCACCATCCGGAAACCGGTCCGCAGCAGCACCTGGTCGTCGACGAGCATCACGCGGATGGCCGTGGTCATGGGAATCGTGTCCTGTCCTGGAGGTCTGGGGGGCTGGAGGTCTGGGGATCTGAGGATCTGGGGATCTGGGAGGCTGAGGGTCGGTCTCGGTGGTCGTGGAGGGGCCCGGCGGCCGGGTCAGCCCGGGGGCTTGAGCGGCAGCAGGGCGCTGATCCGGAACCCGCCGCCGGGCCGGGGCCCCGCGTCCAGGGTGCCGCCGACCATCCCGACCCGCTCCCTCATCCCGATCATCCCGTGCCCGGCGCCGTCCGCGCCGCCGTCCTCGTACAGCTCATGCGCCGCGCCCCGCCCGTCGTCCTCGATCAGCAGCCCGAGGCCGTCGTCGAAGTAGACCAGCCGGACGCTGGCCCCGGCGTCGGGTCCGCCGTGCTTGCGGGTGTTGGTCAGGGCCTCCTGCACGACGCGGTACGCGGTCAGCTCCACGCCGCTGGGCAGCGGGCGGGGCGTGCCCTCCACCTTGAAGTCGACGGCCAGGCCGGTCTGCCGCACCTGCGCGACCAGGTCCTCGATCTGCTCCACATCGGGCTGGGGGACGTACTCCCCGCTCTCCGGGGCGTCACCGGTGCGCAGCACCCCGAGCAGCCTCCGCATCTCCGCGAGCGCCTGGCGGCCGGTGCTGGAAATGGTCTCCAGGGCCTGCTTGGCCTGGTCGGGGGCGGCGTCCATGACATAGGCGGCGCCGTCGGCCTGGACGACCATCACGGACACGTTGTGCGCGACGACGTCGTGCAGCTCACGGGCGATCCGGGCCCGCTCGGCGGCGACCGCGACCTTGGACTGCGCCTCGCGTTCCCGCTCCAGGCGGGCGGCACGCTCCTCCAGCTGGTCGAAGTAGGCCCGCCGGGTCCGCAGCGAGTCCCCGAGCACCCAGGCCAGCACGAACGGCACGGTCATGATGATCGTCACGAAGACCACCTGGGCCCAGGAACCCCCGGGCTCGGCCTCCCACCGCAGCTGGGACAGGGCCGCCGCGCTCAGGCTGCACACCAGGGCGAGCCGGGACGCCCAGCGCTCGCCGACCGTGGCCACGGTGTACGTGATCACCAGCATGGCGAAGTTCCCGATGCCCGGCCGGACGTTGAACACCAACTGCGCGACGCCCACCAGGATGGCGAGCAGCAGCATCTTCTCCGGGGCCTTGCGGCGCAGCGCCACCACCGTGGAGAGCCCCAGCACCACCGGTACGGCGACGATCTCCTCACGCCCCGCGTCGTACGTGCCCGACACCATCGACATGCCGGAGAGCCCGAGGAGGAAGACGGCCCAGAAGACGTCGACGCCCGTCGGGTGCCTGCGGATGAAATCGTAGAGGCGCTGCACGTGACCCAGCGTAGGGACAGCTGATCGGTGCCCGGGTCAACCGGAGGGCCGATCCGGGTCCTGGGACCGTACTCCCCAAGGTGGAGACTTGCCTACGTGACGGACGAGTGGCGTGGGTGGCGGGAGGCGGCTCGGGCCGCTCTGTACGGATACGAGGGCTTCTACCGCAGCCCGTTGCGGAGTCCGGAGGGGCCGGCGGGCCACTTCCGTACGTCGGTCCACGCCTCGCCCCTGTTCGCGGCGGCGGTGGCCCGGCTGCTGACCGGAGTCGCCCGGGAGCTGGACACCGGAGCGGTCGCGCTGGTCGATGTCGGGGCGGGGCGCGGCGAGCTGCTGACCGGGGTCCTGGCGGCGCTGGCCGCGCTGCCCGGAGGGCCGGAGGTGACCGCGTACGCCGTCGAGGTCGCAGCCCGGCCGCCGGGCCTGGACCCCCGGATCGAGTGGTGCGCGGAGCCGCCCGCGGGGGTCACCGGGCTGCTGTTCGCCAACGAGTGGCTGGACAACGTTCCGGCCGAGGTGGCGGAGGCGGACGCGGAGGGCGTCCCCCGGTACGTCCAGGTGCGGACCTCGGACGGCGCGGAGCGCCTCGGGGATGCGGTGGGCGGGGCGGACGCCGCGTGGCTGGAGCGCTGGTGGCCGCTGACCGCGCCGGGCGAGCGGGCGGAGATCGGCCGGACCCGGGACGCGGCCTGGGCGGGAGCGGTCGGCTCCCTCTCCGCCGGTCTCGCGGTGGCGGTGGACTACGCGCATGTACGGAGCGCCCGGCCGCCCTTCGGGACGCTGACCGGCTTCCGGGGCGGGCGCGAGGTGCGTCCGGTGCCGGACGGTTCCTGCGACCTGACCGCACATGTGGCGCTGGACGCCTGCGCGGCGGCGGTGGCGTCGGCGGTTCCGGACACGAGCGCGGAGCTGACCGACCAGCGGACGGCGCTGCACCGGCTGGGCGTCGTCGGCGGCCGGCCGCCGCTGGGCCTGGCCGCGACCGATCCGGCGGGCTACGTCACCGCGCTGGCGGCGGCGGGCGGGGCGGCGGAGCTGACGGCCCGCGGCGGCCTCGGCGACTTCGGCTGGCTGCTGCACCGGGTGGGGCCGGTGCCGCCGGATCGCGGGTGACCCCCGTGGCGGTCCGGCGTCAGGGAATACTGTCCCGCATGACGGAGACGACGATCGGCATCGGCGGAGCGGCGGAGAGCACCGACATGGTGCTGAACATCGGTCCCCAGCACCCCTCCACGCACGGCGTCCTCCGGCTGCGGATCGTGCTGGACGGCGAGCGCGTGCAGCACGCTGAGCCGGTCATCGGCTATATGCACCGGGGCGCGGAGAAGCTCTTCGAGGCACGCGACTACCGGCAGATCATCATGCTCGCCAACCGCCACGACTGGCTCTCCGCGTTCTCGAACGAGCTGGGTGTGGTGATGGCCGTCGAGCGGATGCTCGGCATGGAGGTGCCCGAGCGCGCCGTGTGGACGCGGACGCTGCTCGCCGAGCTGAACCGGGTCCTCAACCACCTGATGTTCCTCGGCTCCTACCCCCTCGAACTCGGCGGCATCACCCCGGTCTTCCACGCCTTCCGGGAGCGCGAGGAGCTCCAGGCGGTGATGGAGGAGGTCTCCGGCGGGCGGATGCACTACATGTTCAACCGGGTCGGCGGACTCAAGGAGGACGTCCCGGCGGGCTGGGCCGGCCGGGTCCGCGACGCCGTCGCCTCCGTCCGCTCCCGCATGGACGTCTACGAGGACCTCGTCCTCGGCAACGAGATCTTCCGGGGCCGCACGCGCGACGTGGGCGTGCTGTCCGCCGCCGCGGTGCACGCGTACGGGGTGTCGGGGCCGATCGCCCGCGCCTCCGGCGTCGACTTCGACCTGCGGCGCGACGAGCCGTATCTCGCGTACGGGGAGCTCCGGGACACCCTGAAGGTCGTCACCCGGACCGAGGGCGACTGCCTGGCCCGCTTCGAGTGCCTGCTGGAGCAGACCCTGGTCTCACTCGACCTGGCGGACGCCTGCCTGGACCGGATGGCCCACCTGGCGCCGGGGCCGATCAACCAGCGGCTGCCCAAGGTGCTCAAGGCGCCCGAGGGCCACACCTACGCCTGGACGGAGAACCCGCTCGGCGTCAACGGCTACTACCTGGTCTCCAAGGGCGAGAAGACGCCCTACCGGCTGAAGCTGCGCTCCGCCTCGTTCAACAACATCCAGGCGCTCACCGAACTGCTGCCGGGCACCCTGGTCGCCGACATGGTGGCGATCCTGGGCTCGCTGTTCTTCGTCGTCGGCGACATCGACAAGTAGCCGACACGTCATCGCCGAGGCGCGGAGCCCGACCCGGGGGGCCGTCTCTCAGGAGACCGCGCCGCGCAGCTCCGCCACCTCGATCTGCTCGGTCTCGTCGTGCGCGGTGAGGTCGATGACCTTGCCGACGGCCCGGTTGTCCACGGCTCCCGTGCGGTGGGCGGCGAGCGCCTCCTCGCCGACGACGTCCGCGAGGTCCTCGTTCTGCACGGACTCGATCGCGGCGTTCGCCTTCTCGGTGCTCTGGGCGTGCTGGGCGCCGAAGAAGTCGAAGTTGCCCTGGGGGACCAGGTTGCGGCGGGCGGCGTACGGGACGACGGCCGAGGCGGCCGGGATCGCGCGCGGCACGGGCAGCGGCGCGATGGAGGCCGGGGCCTTCTCGCTCGGGAGCACCGAGGACCCGGGGGCCGTCGCGGGGGCCGGGCTGTTCGCGTGCGGAGCGTGCGGTGCGCCCGGGGCCGGGTTGTTCGCGTGCGGGGCCTGCGGTGCGCTCGGGGCCGGGGCGGGCAGCGTGGTCGAGGGGCGGCGGTGCTGGTCCCGGTGCTCGCCCGCCCCGGTGGCCGCCGCGTGCTTCCCCCGCGGGCCCTCCGTCTCCGCCCCGGTGTCCCGGTGCCGGTCGTCGACGGCCGCCTGCCGCCGCCGGACCGCCTCCACCGTCCGGCGGGTCTCCTGGAGCACCGCGTTCCGCGTGAGGTTCATCAGGGCCTCGTCCGCGCGCCGGTACGACTCGGGGGTCGGCGTGGACCGCGCGGGCATCAGCTCCCTGGGGGCCGCGGCCTCGATGGCGAGCTGCCTGCGGCCCTCCAGCGCGCTGGCCCGCTCGGTCTCGGCGTTGGCGTAGCGGCGCAGCAGTCCGGCGTGCTCCCCGCGCAGCCCCGCGAGCTCGACGCGCTTGCGGCGGAGCTTGGTCTCCAGACGGGTGCGCAGCTCGCGCGACTCCTCCAGATCCTGCTCCAGCTCGGCTATCCGCTCCTCGGCCCGCCATTCGTCACCGGCGCGGGCCCGGGTCAGCTCGGCGACCCGCAGCCCCGCCGCCCGGTCCCAGCTGCGCATCAGATACGCGCCGGTGACGGCGGCGGCCGCCACGGCGGCCACCAGGCCGCGCAGGACCAGGGGTTCGGCCAGGAGCCAGGCGCCGGCGGCACCGACGACCGACACTCCCGCCACCACGGAGGGGGGCAGGATTCTGTGGAGGGGCGGCGAATGACGGTGGCGTCCACGTGGCATGGCCTGAAATTTACCGTGTGTACGGGCCACTTGGGGGGCCGCCCGGCAATCTGTTCCCCGCCGGTTACCTCGCGGCCCCCCGAAGGCCCTCCACCCGGCCCTTTCCCGCCCCTTATTCCGTGATCGAGCGCTACTGCCGTGGCCGGGCGGCTCCTGCCCCGGGGCCGGTCCCTACTTCTTGATCAGGTCCTTCGACTCCAGGTATTCCTTGGCCACATCGGCCGGCTTGGCCCGCTCGGCGTCGACCTTCCGGTTCAGCTCGGCGAGATCTTCCGTGGTGAGCGCGGAAGTGAGCTTGCCGAGGGCGTCGGCGATCTCCGGCGCACCCGCGTCGGCGGCATTCAGAACGGGAAGGACGTTGTCCGCGTTCTGGAGCTTCTTGTCGTCCTCCAGGAACACCAGCCCGTCCAGCACCGCGTCCGTGGTGGTCGTCAGGACCAGCTCGACCTTGCCGTCGCGGACGGCCTGCTTGGACTGCGGGGTGCCGACGCCCTTGGGGTCGATACCGGTGACGTCGATGCCGTACGTCTTCTTCAGACCGGGTGCGCAGAACGGCCGCACCTCGCACTCGTCACCCGCCGCGATCTTGACCTTGATCTTCGACTTCCCCAGATCGGAAAGCGTCGTGAGGTTGTTCTTCTCGGCGAATTCCTCCGAGACCGCGAAGGCGTTCTGGTCGACGGCCTTCCCCGCCGGGAGGACCTTGAGACCGAGCGGCCCGGCGAGCTTCTCCAGGGCGGCCACCGTGGCGGCGGCGTCCGGGGAGGCCACCGGCTCGGCCTGGGCCTTCTTGGCACCGTTGACCTTGGCGTTGAGGAATTCGGCGATGGTGGCGGCGTACTCCGGTACGACGTCGATCTCGCCCTTCTCCAGCGAGGGCTCGTACAGCTCACGGTTCTTCACCGTGGTGACCGAGGTGCTGTATCCGGCGTCGCCCAGGATCTGCGCGTACAGCTCGGCGAGCACCTTGGACTCGGTGAACGAGGCCGAGCCGACGACCAGGGAGCCCTTCTTGCCGTCGCCGGCCGAGGAGCCCGAGCCGCCCTTCTCCTTCTCCAGGCTGTCGCCGCCGCAGGCCGCGAGCGACCCGGCCAGCGCCACCATGCCGACGACCGCTCCAGCTATGCGCGAGGTCCTGCTCATATGCGTTGTTCTCCGTCCGAACAGAAGAAAAGTGACCATGGGTAAGAAGATGCGCCCGAAGGGGGTGCGGGCTCACGCGGGCCGCCGGCGGCGCAGTGGCGACAGCAGCCGGTCCAGGCCCACGAGCACCCCTTCCACCAGCAGGGCGAGTCCGGCGACCAGGACGGCGCCCGCGAAGACCTGGGCGGTGTCATAGGTGTTGAACCCGGCGGTGATGATCCGGCCGAGACCGCCGAGGCCCACCATCGCGGCGATCGACGCGGTGGCCACGACCTGGACGGCGGCGGAGCGCAGCCCGGTCATGATCATCGGGTAGGCGAGGGGCAGCTCGACCCGGACGAAGAGCTGCCCGCCCGACATCCCCATGCCGCGCGCGGCCTCCACCACGGCCCGGTCCACCTCCCGCATCCCGACGTAGGCGTTGGTCAGCAGCGGCGGCACCGCGAACAGCACCAGCGCGATGACGGTGGGCCAGTACCCCGAGTTGCGCAGGGGCGAGACCATGAACAGGGCGAGCACCGCGAAGACCGGGACGGCCCGCCCCACGTTGGAGACGTTCACCGCGAGCGCACCGCCCCTGCCGATGTGCCCCAGATACAGGGCGAGCGGCAGGGCTATCGCGCAGGCCACCGCGAGCGCGACCCCGCTCACGTACAGATGCTCGCCGAGCCGGTGCGCGGCCCCGCCGTCGCCCGACCAGTTGGCCCCGGTCGTCAGCCAGGTCCAGGCATCGCCGATGACTCCCACGGGTCAGCCCGCCTCCACCTTCGCCGGGGCGGGCAGGCCCGCCGGTCCGCCCGGTCCGTCCGGGTCGGTGCGCCTGTCCGTTCCGGCCGTCCCGGGCGTCCGGGGCGTGCCGGATATCCGGGTCCAGGGCGTCAGCAGCCGCTGGAGGCCGAGCAGCAGCAGGTCGGCCGTCACCGCGAGCAGCACGCACAGGACCGAGGCGGCGAGCACCTGGGCCTTGAAGAAGCTGGGCAGCGCGTCCTCGATGAGATTGCCGAGGCCCCCCTTGCCGACGAGCGAGCCGACCGTGGTCAGCGCGACCGTCGACACGGTGGCTATCCGCAGCCCCGCCATCACCGCGGGCAGCGCCAGCGGGAGCTCCACCTCCCACAGCAGCCGCCCCGGGCCGTAGCCCATGCCCCGGGCCGCGTCCCGGGCCTCCTCGGGCACCGCTTCGAGCCCGGCCAGGATGTTGCGTACGAGAATGGTCAGCGAATAGAGCACCAGGCCGGTGACGACGAGCGCGGCCGACAGCCCGAACACGGGCAGCAGCAGCGAGAACATCGCCAGCGAGGGCACGGTGTAGAGCACGGTCGTCAGCCCGAGCACCGGCCCGGCGAACCGCCGGCCCCGGCGGGCGAGCAGCGCCAGCGGAAAGGCGACCGCGAGCCCGATCAGCACCGACACCACCGTGATCCCGATGTGCTGCACGGTCGCGTCGGTCAGCTCCTGGCTGCGGGAGCGCAGATACTCCCCGCAGATCCAGTCGTTCGTCACCAGGCAGTTCTGCTCGGCCATCCGCCCCCACCTCCTGCTTTCGCTCGTCGTCCCGGATTCCGCCGTCCTGGATCCCGTGGTTCCGGATCCCGTCGCCCCGGATCGCCACCGGATCGAACGGACGACTGGCGAGCCTATCCTCGACCACTGACAATCGCGGAGGCTGTCGCATTCCGGCAACATGCCCTTCACGGAACGCCCTCCACAATGGGGAACCATGATCCGTTTCGAGCACGTCACCAAGCGGTACGCCGACGGCACCACCGCCGTCGACGACCTTTCCTTCGAGGTCGCCGAGGGTGAACTGGTCACGCTCGTCGGACCTTCCGGCTGCGGCAAGACGACCACCATGAAGATGGTGAACCGGCTGATCGAACCGACCGAGGGCGGGATATTCCTCGACGGGGACGACATATCCACCATCGATCCCGTCCAACTGCGCCGCCGAATCGGCTACGTGATCCAACAGGTGGGGCTCTTCCCGCACAAAACGGTGCTGGAGAACACCGCGACCGTTCCCCATCTGCTGGGCTGGAAGCGCGGAAAGGGACGCGAACGCGCCGCCGAACTCCTCGACCTCGTCGGACTCGACCCTTCCGTTTATGGCGACCGCTATCCGGAACAGCTTTCCGGAGGCCAGCGCCAACGCGTGGGCGTGGCCCGCGCATTGGCCGCCGATCCGCCCGTCCTCCTGATGGACGAGCCTTTCGGGGCGGTCGATCCGGTCGTCCGCGAACGCCTCCAGAACGAATTCCTGAAACTCCAGGCCCAGGTGCGCAAGACCGTGCTGTTCGTCACCCACGACATCGAGGAGGCCGTCCGCCTGGGCGACCGGATCGCCGTCTACGGCCAGGGCCGCATCGAGCAGTTCGACTCCCCCGCCACCGTGCTCGGCGCCCCCGCGACCCCGTACGTGGCCGACTTCGTCGGCGCGGACCGCGGGCTCAAGCGGCTCTCGGTGACCCCCATCGAGGAGAGCGACCTCGACCAGCCGCCGGTCGTCCACCTCGACGACCCGCTGACCGCGGCCACCGAACGGCTCAGGTCCCAGGGCGCACGCTGGGCCGTCGTCCTGGACGGCCGGAACAACCTCCACGGCTGGATCCCCGCCGACGCCACGGCCGGCCCGGCGGCCGGCGGCGCACCGGCCACCACCGAGGGCACGGTCCGCGAACACGCCCGCCGGATGGAGGCCTGGCTCCCGCTCGGGGCGCCGCTCAAACATGCCTTCGCCACCATGCTCCAGCACGACGCGGGCTGGATCGCCGTCATCGACAAGGAGAGCGAGGGCCGCTTCCTCGGCGTACTGACCCCCGCCCGCCTGCACGAGGCCCTGCGCCGCTCCATCGACGCGGACGCCCAGGACGTACCGCGCGCCGAGGTCGCCGTGGAGACGGTCGCGACGGTCTCCCGGGCCGGCTGACCGCGGGCCGGCCGGCCGGGGGCGGCGCCCGCCCGGCTCAGTTCTCGCTGAGCCGGGCGCTCAGCCACTCCAGGGCCGGCGGGATCTCCCGCCGCCAGGTCGTGAAGTTGTGCCCGCCGCTGTCGAGCACGATGGAGGACACCTTCGCGGGCGCCTTCACCTTCCCGATGAACTCCATCGTGCTCCCGAGGTTGTCCTCGCCCTCCCGGGACGTCGTCACGAGGAACGAACCGCCGGACGGCGGCCGGTTCTCCAGGGTCCACATCAGGTCGGCCCGGTCGCGCAACTCCTGCTTCCCGTGGAACAGGTCGCCCGTCGTCGGGTCCTCGGCCGCCCGGTAGTACGCGGAGAGCCCGGCGCTCGCCGCGTACCGCTCCGGGTGGTGCAGCCCGATCTTCAGCGCGCAGTAGCCGCCGGTGGAGTTGCCGATGACGCCCCAGTTACGGGCCTTCTCCCCGACCCGGTAGGCCCCCGCGACCGCCTCCGGGAGGTCCTTCGCGAAGAACGTCTCGGTCCGCGGTCCCCCGGGCACGTCCACGCACTCGGTGTCCCGGGGCGGCGCGACCGTCGGCCGCAGCATCACCAGGATCATCGGCCGGGCCTTCCCCGCCTTCACCAGGTCCTGCGCCGTCTGCGGGTAGCGCAGCCCCTTCAGCAGGTTCTCCGCCGTGCCCGGGTAGCCCGTGAGGACCACGGCCGCCGGGAACGTCCGCCCGGCGTACGCCGCCCGGAAGTACTCCGGCGGCAGATAGACGTACGCCGGGGACTCGATGCCCGAGGTCCGCCCGGAGACGACCACCCGGTCGATCCGCCCGCCGGCCGAGGGCACCCGGCCGCCCGGCACGTCCGGGTGCTGGGTGCCGATCCGCGTCATGTGCCGCGACGCGGACCCGTTCCCCGCGTGGTCGGTGACCACACCGAGCTCCTGCTGCCGGCCGAAGAGGTCGGCCCACGACCCGTAGAAGAGGAAGGCGTTGTTGGCGGCCAGCCCCACAGCCGCGAACAGCGTCAACTGCGTCGCCAGCAACAGCCCGACCCGGCCCGACACCGCCGCGGCCCCGGGCCGGGCCAGCCGCGGCCAGAGCCCGACCGTGGCGGCGAACAGCGCGACGGCGACCGCCGCCACGACCGCCAGAACTGCTGAGCTGGTGAGACCCATGAGCGTGCTTTCTCCGTGCTTCCTTACGCGGGCCGGATACGGGAAATTTCCGGAATGTGGGTGAACCCGCGCTCCACAACCCACGTCCTAGAGGGCGCACATCGTCCGTGGGGCTCCAGCCGGCGGACTCAAGGAATCTCTCGCGAAGCCACGGGAAGCGATGTCTGTCACGCTAGATGGGGATAATTCGGTGTCGGTTCCGCAGCGCGTGCGCCGCTTGATCCGCGGGCCGCGCCCCGAATCCGTACCGGCGCTCGTCGGCAGCGCCTGCACCGTCGTCGGGCTGATCGACGTCGCCGCCGGGGTCTTCCCCCGCTTCCGGCACAGCCGGATGCACACCCTCGCCGAGGTGCTCCCCGGAGCGCTCGGCCCGTTCGCCGCCGCGCTCTCGCTCAGCGCGGGCATGCTGCTGCTCCTGCTCGCCCACGGGCTGAAGCGGCACAAGCGGCGGGCCTGGCGCGCGGCGGTGATCCTGCTGCCCGCGGGGGCCGTGGCCCAGTTCGCGTACCGCCACTCGATCGTCGGGGTGCTCGTCTCCCTGGCGCTCTGCTGGCTGCTGGTGCGCCACCGGGACCAGTTCCGGGCACTGCCCGACCCGCGCAGCCGCTGGCGCGCGCTCGCCAACTTCGTCCTGCTCGGGGCCGGTTCGCTGGGGCTCGGGCTGATCATCGTGAGCGTCCACCCCGGCCGGGTCGTCGGCGACCCGTCCATCGCCGACCGCCTCCAGCACGTGCTGTACGGCCTGTTCGGCGTCGAGGGGCCCGTCGGCTACGCCGGGCGCACCGGCTGGACCGTGGCCTACTCGCTGGGCGCGCTCGGCCTGCTCACCGCCGTCACCACCATCTACCTCGCCTTCCGCCCCGAACACCCGGCCGCCCGCCTCACCGAGGACGACGAGCTCCGGCTGCGGGCCCTCCTGGAGCGGCACGGCGGCCGGGACTCGCTCGGTCACTTCGCGCTCCGCCGCGACAAGGGCGTCGTCTTCTCCCCCAGCGGCAAGGCCGCCGTCTGCTACCGGGTCGTCTCCGGGGTGATGCTGGCCGGCGGCGACCCCATCGGCGACGTGGAGGCCTGGCCGGGCGCCATCGAACGCTTCATGGACGAGGCGCAGGCGCACTCCTGGACCCCCGCCGTGATGGGCTGCAGCGAGACCGGCGGCCAGGTCTGGACCCGCGAGACCGGCCTCACCGCCCTGGAACTGGGCGACGAGGCGGTGGTGGACGCGGCGGATTTCTCCCT
The nucleotide sequence above comes from Streptomyces sp. NBC_01116. Encoded proteins:
- a CDS encoding response regulator, with protein sequence MTTAIRVMLVDDQVLLRTGFRMVLAAQPDMEVVAEAGDGAEAIEILRSTAVDVVLMDVRMPRLDGVEATRRICAQQDPPKVLILTTFDLDEYAFSGLKAGASGFMLKDVPPAELLAAIRSVHSGDAVVAPSTTRRLLDRFSPMLPSGEKEPKNKHVGKLTEREREVMLLVAQGLSNGEIAARLVLSEATVKTHVGRILTKLNLRDRVQVVVLAYETGLVRAGGGAG
- a CDS encoding sensor histidine kinase, whose product is MQRLYDFIRRHPTGVDVFWAVFLLGLSGMSMVSGTYDAGREEIVAVPVVLGLSTVVALRRKAPEKMLLLAILVGVAQLVFNVRPGIGNFAMLVITYTVATVGERWASRLALVCSLSAAALSQLRWEAEPGGSWAQVVFVTIIMTVPFVLAWVLGDSLRTRRAYFDQLEERAARLEREREAQSKVAVAAERARIARELHDVVAHNVSVMVVQADGAAYVMDAAPDQAKQALETISSTGRQALAEMRRLLGVLRTGDAPESGEYVPQPDVEQIEDLVAQVRQTGLAVDFKVEGTPRPLPSGVELTAYRVVQEALTNTRKHGGPDAGASVRLVYFDDGLGLLIEDDGRGAAHELYEDGGADGAGHGMIGMRERVGMVGGTLDAGPRPGGGFRISALLPLKPPG
- a CDS encoding SAM-dependent methyltransferase, with amino-acid sequence MTDEWRGWREAARAALYGYEGFYRSPLRSPEGPAGHFRTSVHASPLFAAAVARLLTGVARELDTGAVALVDVGAGRGELLTGVLAALAALPGGPEVTAYAVEVAARPPGLDPRIEWCAEPPAGVTGLLFANEWLDNVPAEVAEADAEGVPRYVQVRTSDGAERLGDAVGGADAAWLERWWPLTAPGERAEIGRTRDAAWAGAVGSLSAGLAVAVDYAHVRSARPPFGTLTGFRGGREVRPVPDGSCDLTAHVALDACAAAVASAVPDTSAELTDQRTALHRLGVVGGRPPLGLAATDPAGYVTALAAAGGAAELTARGGLGDFGWLLHRVGPVPPDRG
- a CDS encoding NADH-quinone oxidoreductase subunit D; the encoded protein is MTETTIGIGGAAESTDMVLNIGPQHPSTHGVLRLRIVLDGERVQHAEPVIGYMHRGAEKLFEARDYRQIIMLANRHDWLSAFSNELGVVMAVERMLGMEVPERAVWTRTLLAELNRVLNHLMFLGSYPLELGGITPVFHAFREREELQAVMEEVSGGRMHYMFNRVGGLKEDVPAGWAGRVRDAVASVRSRMDVYEDLVLGNEIFRGRTRDVGVLSAAAVHAYGVSGPIARASGVDFDLRRDEPYLAYGELRDTLKVVTRTEGDCLARFECLLEQTLVSLDLADACLDRMAHLAPGPINQRLPKVLKAPEGHTYAWTENPLGVNGYYLVSKGEKTPYRLKLRSASFNNIQALTELLPGTLVADMVAILGSLFFVVGDIDK
- a CDS encoding ABC transporter substrate-binding protein; translation: MSRTSRIAGAVVGMVALAGSLAACGGDSLEKEKGGSGSSAGDGKKGSLVVGSASFTESKVLAELYAQILGDAGYSTSVTTVKNRELYEPSLEKGEIDVVPEYAATIAEFLNAKVNGAKKAQAEPVASPDAAATVAALEKLAGPLGLKVLPAGKAVDQNAFAVSEEFAEKNNLTTLSDLGKSKIKVKIAAGDECEVRPFCAPGLKKTYGIDVTGIDPKGVGTPQSKQAVRDGKVELVLTTTTDAVLDGLVFLEDDKKLQNADNVLPVLNAADAGAPEIADALGKLTSALTTEDLAELNRKVDAERAKPADVAKEYLESKDLIKK
- a CDS encoding ABC transporter permease — translated: MGVIGDAWTWLTTGANWSGDGGAAHRLGEHLYVSGVALAVACAIALPLALYLGHIGRGGALAVNVSNVGRAVPVFAVLALFMVSPLRNSGYWPTVIALVLFAVPPLLTNAYVGMREVDRAVVEAARGMGMSGGQLFVRVELPLAYPMIMTGLRSAAVQVVATASIAAMVGLGGLGRIITAGFNTYDTAQVFAGAVLVAGLALLVEGVLVGLDRLLSPLRRRRPA
- a CDS encoding ABC transporter permease, producing MAEQNCLVTNDWICGEYLRSRSQELTDATVQHIGITVVSVLIGLAVAFPLALLARRGRRFAGPVLGLTTVLYTVPSLAMFSLLLPVFGLSAALVVTGLVLYSLTILVRNILAGLEAVPEEARDAARGMGYGPGRLLWEVELPLALPAVMAGLRIATVSTVALTTVGSLVGKGGLGNLIEDALPSFFKAQVLAASVLCVLLAVTADLLLLGLQRLLTPWTRISGTPRTPGTAGTDRRTDPDGPGGPAGLPAPAKVEAG
- a CDS encoding ABC transporter ATP-binding protein is translated as MIRFEHVTKRYADGTTAVDDLSFEVAEGELVTLVGPSGCGKTTTMKMVNRLIEPTEGGIFLDGDDISTIDPVQLRRRIGYVIQQVGLFPHKTVLENTATVPHLLGWKRGKGRERAAELLDLVGLDPSVYGDRYPEQLSGGQRQRVGVARALAADPPVLLMDEPFGAVDPVVRERLQNEFLKLQAQVRKTVLFVTHDIEEAVRLGDRIAVYGQGRIEQFDSPATVLGAPATPYVADFVGADRGLKRLSVTPIEESDLDQPPVVHLDDPLTAATERLRSQGARWAVVLDGRNNLHGWIPADATAGPAAGGAPATTEGTVREHARRMEAWLPLGAPLKHAFATMLQHDAGWIAVIDKESEGRFLGVLTPARLHEALRRSIDADAQDVPRAEVAVETVATVSRAG
- a CDS encoding alpha/beta hydrolase, whose product is MGLTSSAVLAVVAAVAVALFAATVGLWPRLARPGAAAVSGRVGLLLATQLTLFAAVGLAANNAFLFYGSWADLFGRQQELGVVTDHAGNGSASRHMTRIGTQHPDVPGGRVPSAGGRIDRVVVSGRTSGIESPAYVYLPPEYFRAAYAGRTFPAAVVLTGYPGTAENLLKGLRYPQTAQDLVKAGKARPMILVMLRPTVAPPRDTECVDVPGGPRTETFFAKDLPEAVAGAYRVGEKARNWGVIGNSTGGYCALKIGLHHPERYAASAGLSAYYRAAEDPTTGDLFHGKQELRDRADLMWTLENRPPSGGSFLVTTSREGEDNLGSTMEFIGKVKAPAKVSSIVLDSGGHNFTTWRREIPPALEWLSARLSEN